A single region of the Ptychodera flava strain L36383 chromosome 9, AS_Pfla_20210202, whole genome shotgun sequence genome encodes:
- the LOC139140242 gene encoding cell cycle control protein 50A-like isoform X2 has translation MAEAETNATPQPQATPEPPKPATPENNTNDVTPIEEEEQRESRRPKATAFKQQRLPAWQPILTAGTVLPTFFIIGIIFIPLGVGLLITSENVNEIQIDYTQCTRDNYTQGNQTISPSSSCADYVKNVSNFGTHCNCTVEFTLENDFKGQVFLYYGLTNYFQNHRRYVRSRDDYQLVGQKTNDVNQLATYCEPYRSIVPPGSNDSLPIAPCGAIANSFFNDSFSLTFLGQESQMMAPVTLRYKGIAWSTDKSTKFKNPGDNLTEAFANTYHPPNWHKFVYELDPDDDTNNGYENEDFIVWMRTAALPNFRKLYRKVYHEDGSHFAHGLPAGNYLLNIQYAYPVTKFQGTKRIILSTSSWLGGKNIFLGVAYIVTGSLCIIFGCLFLCIHLKHGRRQGTDVNALG, from the exons ATGGCGGAGGCAGAGACGAATGCAACTCCGCAGCCACAAGCTACTCCTGAACCCCCTAAACCAGCAACACCggaaaataatacaaatgatGTGACACCGATAGAAGAAGAAGAGCAACGAGAAAGTAGGAGACCCAAAG CTACTGCCTTCAAACAGCAGAGGCTACCAGCGTGGCAACCTATCCTCACAGCTGGGACTGTACTGCCAACATTTTTCATCATAGGAATCATATTTATACCTTTAGGAGTTGGTCTTTTAATCACATCAGAAAAT GTGAATGAAATTCAGATAGATTACACACAGTGTACCAGGGACAACTACACCCAGGGTAACCAGACAATCAGTCCGAGCTCATCCTGTGCTGACTATGTGAAGAATGTCAGCAACTTCGGAACACACTGCAACTGTACTGTGGAATTCACTCTGGAAAATGATTTCAAA GGTCAAGTGTTTCTCTACTATGGCCTCACCAATTATTTCCAAAATCATCGGCGTTACGTGAGATCCAGGGATGACTATCAGCTTGTCGGTCAGAAAACCAATGATGTAAATCAGCTCGCCACGTACTGTGAGCCGTACAGATCCATTGTTCCCCCAGGGTCCAATGACTCCCTGCCCATCGCACCATGTGGGGCCATTGCCAACAGCTTTTTTAATG ATTCTTTTTCACTGACATTCCTTGGACAGGAGTCACAGATGATGGCCCCTGTGACACTGAGATACAAAGGCATTGCATGGAGTACTGATAAAAGTACCAAGTTCAAGAACCCGGGTGACAATCTGACTGAAG CATTTGCCAATACTTACCATCCTCCAAACTGGCACAAGTTTGTGTATGAGTTGGATCCCGACGATGACACCAACAACGGCTATGAAAACGAGGATTTCATCGTGTGGATGAGAACTGCCGCACTACCCAACTTCAGGAAGTTGTATCGTAAAGTATACCATGAAGATGGTTCTCACTTTGCCCATGGCTTACCTGCTGGTAACTATCTGCTGAACATCCAGTATG CTTACCCGGTGACCAAGTTTCAGGGAACCAAACGCATCATTCTGAGCACTTCGTCATGGTTGGGTGGCAAGAACATATTCCTTGGAGTGGCGTACATCGTGACCGGCTCACTCTGCATCATATTTGGATGCCTGTTTCTTTGCATACACCTCAAACACGGCAGAAG GCAAGGCACTGACGTGAATGCACTGGGCTAG
- the LOC139140242 gene encoding cell cycle control protein 50A-like isoform X1 — protein MAEAETNATPQPQATPEPPKPATPENNTNDVTPIEEEEQRESRRPKATAFKQQRLPAWQPILTAGTVLPTFFIIGIIFIPLGVGLLITSENVNEIQIDYTQCTRDNYTQGNQTISPSSSCADYVKNVSNFGTHCNCTVEFTLENDFKGQVFLYYGLTNYFQNHRRYVRSRDDYQLVGQKTNDVNQLATYCEPYRSIVPPGSNDSLPIAPCGAIANSFFNDSFSLTFLGQESQMMAPVTLRYKGIAWSTDKSTKFKNPGDNLTEAFANTYHPPNWHKFVYELDPDDDTNNGYENEDFIVWMRTAALPNFRKLYRKVYHEDGSHFAHGLPAGNYLLNIQYAYPVTKFQGTKRIILSTSSWLGGKNIFLGVAYIVTGSLCIIFGCLFLCIHLKHGRRDSALTQVVFNRQGTDVNALG, from the exons ATGGCGGAGGCAGAGACGAATGCAACTCCGCAGCCACAAGCTACTCCTGAACCCCCTAAACCAGCAACACCggaaaataatacaaatgatGTGACACCGATAGAAGAAGAAGAGCAACGAGAAAGTAGGAGACCCAAAG CTACTGCCTTCAAACAGCAGAGGCTACCAGCGTGGCAACCTATCCTCACAGCTGGGACTGTACTGCCAACATTTTTCATCATAGGAATCATATTTATACCTTTAGGAGTTGGTCTTTTAATCACATCAGAAAAT GTGAATGAAATTCAGATAGATTACACACAGTGTACCAGGGACAACTACACCCAGGGTAACCAGACAATCAGTCCGAGCTCATCCTGTGCTGACTATGTGAAGAATGTCAGCAACTTCGGAACACACTGCAACTGTACTGTGGAATTCACTCTGGAAAATGATTTCAAA GGTCAAGTGTTTCTCTACTATGGCCTCACCAATTATTTCCAAAATCATCGGCGTTACGTGAGATCCAGGGATGACTATCAGCTTGTCGGTCAGAAAACCAATGATGTAAATCAGCTCGCCACGTACTGTGAGCCGTACAGATCCATTGTTCCCCCAGGGTCCAATGACTCCCTGCCCATCGCACCATGTGGGGCCATTGCCAACAGCTTTTTTAATG ATTCTTTTTCACTGACATTCCTTGGACAGGAGTCACAGATGATGGCCCCTGTGACACTGAGATACAAAGGCATTGCATGGAGTACTGATAAAAGTACCAAGTTCAAGAACCCGGGTGACAATCTGACTGAAG CATTTGCCAATACTTACCATCCTCCAAACTGGCACAAGTTTGTGTATGAGTTGGATCCCGACGATGACACCAACAACGGCTATGAAAACGAGGATTTCATCGTGTGGATGAGAACTGCCGCACTACCCAACTTCAGGAAGTTGTATCGTAAAGTATACCATGAAGATGGTTCTCACTTTGCCCATGGCTTACCTGCTGGTAACTATCTGCTGAACATCCAGTATG CTTACCCGGTGACCAAGTTTCAGGGAACCAAACGCATCATTCTGAGCACTTCGTCATGGTTGGGTGGCAAGAACATATTCCTTGGAGTGGCGTACATCGTGACCGGCTCACTCTGCATCATATTTGGATGCCTGTTTCTTTGCATACACCTCAAACACGGCAGAAG GGACTCTGCATTGACCCAAGTAGTCTTCAACCG GCAAGGCACTGACGTGAATGCACTGGGCTAG
- the LOC139140243 gene encoding bifunctional peptidase and (3S)-lysyl hydroxylase JMJD7-like: MAAQNLRDHIDTLAREAGELYLHHEVPILKKTPSPLEFHREWVCANRPVIVEDVMRDWPALGLWKDTDYLRNKIGEKVVSVAVTPNGYADAVCGNYFVMPEEKLMKFSTFLDILEKRVNASGVFYVQKQNSNLTTEFQELIPDVQTDVPWASEAFGKMPDAINFWMGEKTAVTSMHKDHYENLYCVIQGEKHFILLPPTDLPYIPYGLYQAAVYKTNDTTGDFDIVEDHDTGHVPWIPVDPLNPDLEKYPEFSKAKPIHCTVKAGQTLYLPSLWFHHVSQSQGCIAVNFWYDMEYDIKYNYFKFLENIVNLEAGKS, encoded by the exons ATGGCAGCCCAAAATCTGAGAGACCATATTGACACTTTGGCTAGAGAAGCTGGAG AGTTGTATCTTCATCATGAAGTCCCTATCTTGAAAAAAACACCATCGCCATTAGAATTTCATAGAGAATGGGTGTGTGCCAACCGTCCTGTCATTGTAGAAGATGTAATGAGAGACTGGCCCGCATTAGGTCTCTGGAAGGACACTGATTACTTAAG GAACAAAATCGGTGAAAAGGTAGTCTCTGTAGCAGTAACTCCCAATGGGTATGCGGATGCTGTTTGCGGAAACTACTTTGTCATGCCCGaagaaaagttgatgaaattttcaacattcctAGATATCCTTGAGAAGAGAGTTAATGCAAGCGGGGTATTTTACGTGCAAAAACAAAACTCCAATCTGACGACGGAGTTCCAAGAGCTTATTCCTGATGTGCAGACCGATGTCCCCTGGGCATCAGAGGCATTTGGCAAAATGCCCGATGCGATCAACTTTTGGATGGGAGAGAAGACGGCTGTTACTTCCA tgcATAAAGACCACTATGAAAATCTCTACTGTGTAATACAAGGAGAGAAACACTTCATATTGTTGCCACCGACAGACCTGCCTTACATTCCTTATG GTCTATATCAGGCTGCTGTGTACAAGACTAATGACACCACTGGTGATTTTGACATTGTGGAAGACCATGATACTGGACATGTTCCGTGGATTCCTGTAGATCCTCTCAATCCAGACCTGGAAAAATATCCTGAGTTTTCCAAGGCAAAACCGATCCACTGTACCGTCAAAGCTGGTCAGACATTGTATTTACCTTCCCTTTGGTTTCACCATGTGAGTCAGTCACAGGGATGTATAGCAG TGAATTTCTGGTATGACATGGAATATGACATCAAGTACAactatttcaaatttcttgaaaacattGTGAATCTAGAGGCTGGGAAAAGTTGA